One part of the Vicia villosa cultivar HV-30 ecotype Madison, WI unplaced genomic scaffold, Vvil1.0 ctg.002061F_1_1, whole genome shotgun sequence genome encodes these proteins:
- the LOC131637649 gene encoding zinc finger protein CONSTANS-LIKE 5-like, which translates to MSSDIYTFDISHHTHSTPNIFSYDPYYPFDFIDAVQEDFNNSLDPFSLSSPTTNHALPLTNGLNTNTELEDYHNNTVMDSANFQWHELNSSENSFFTGQIRRASSEGDSQTEEAKLLKVGRYSVEERKQKISKYRAKRKQRKFNKIIKYECRKTLADNRTRIRGRFARNDETSEIPKTPCSKTAERHCSEDELWVDLIEGLNEDHTSCFYLS; encoded by the exons ATGTCTTCTGATATCTATACTTTCGATATTTCTCATCACACACATTCAACTCCAAACATATTCTCCTATGATCCTTACTACCCTTTCGATTTCATTGATGCAGTTCAAGAGGATTTCAACAATTCTTTAGACCCTTTTTCCCTTTCTTCCCCAACCACCAACCATGCGCTACCACTAACAAATGGTTTAAATACAAACACTGAGCTTGAAGATTATCATAATAACACAGTCATGGATTCCGCAAATTTTCAGTGGCATGAATTGAACTCATCTGAAAATAGTTTCTTCACCGGACAAATAAGAAGGGCAAGCAGTGAAGGCGATTCCCAAACGGAGGAAGCAAAGTTGTTGAAAGTAGGGCGTTACAGTGTagaagaaagaaaacaaaaaatctcTAAATACAGAGCAAAGAGAAAACAGAGGAAGTTCAACAAAATTATTAAG TATGAATGTCGAAAGACACTGGCCGACAATAGAACACGCATACGTGGCAGATTCGCACGTAACGATGAAACCAGTGAGATTCCAAAAACTCCATGTTCAAAAACAGCAGAAAGGCATTGTTCTGAAGATGAGTTATGG GTTGATCTGATTGAAGGATTAAATGAAGATCATAcatcatgtttttatttaagCTGA